TGAGTATTTCTATGATTAATTGGTTCCAGAGATACGTACTATTAGAAGTTAAtggagaaaaaatataatacaccTCAGTCGGTCTTATATATCGACAAATGCCGGCTCTCTTTCAACAGAAGTCAGCATTGGATTGGCAAACCACATGATAACACGACAATAATCATGCAAGTTTCTGCTTTTTGTAGACTAGAatgacataaaatttttagtggGCATCCCACTTGTTTAACGTTAATGCATGATACACAATAAGATGACCCTGTATCCTTTCCAACGGGATGCACGAGATATTTGAATCGTATGCTCTCTCTAGAagtttacaaataaaaaagtcgAGAGCGATCAACAGAAGCCAAGGCAAtatacaaatttctttttccttgtaaataaaatattcatatggtttaattaaagaaggaaaagaTATGTACACCATATGAAAGCACTCGCTAGTCCATTTGCAGTACCCTAGCTAGAAAACGACTCGTATTTGCATAAATACGAGGCGCCTATCAAGACCTTCACTTTCAACTTCCCTAGTCTTTAGCTTTATGTATCACCTTTTATGAGCAGGAGCAAGCATTATTGACCACATTTGAATGAGACGCGTCAGTAAAGCAGCAGTACGTAGTAAAGCTCATTTGACAGAGTCCATTAATGGTGGCTGCCTTTAATAAAAGAACTGACAGCAGACTCTTTTTGTGGGTCCACTTATAATACAGCGGTTGTATCTCATACAGCcgctttttattattttattaatacaaCCAATAACCGGCCACCGGTACTCTCATTTTAATTGCTTAAAAGAGGCAAATATTAAATGGTAACTATCATATCGCTCCCTCATGTTAGGTAAATATTACGATAATCaatctaaaattagaaaactaTCAAAGACCCCctcaacttaaaaaaagaaaatactactttttcttttaattcatgaaaaaatagttaatatatttaacttatgtactaataaaaatataattaagtaaaattaatagattaatatatttaaacaaaaataattattttattttattaatattacgttataaatttaatgatattttactttaaaatgtAACTTAAGTactaataagaataatattttaatataaaaaattacaataaactatatattaattaaaaaataaattatatatcaattaaactatttttatattactttatAAATGTAATGATGTTTTGCCTAAAAAACTATCAAAACAACTTTATCAACTTTTAATCACATTAAAATCCAAGTAtctaaacatataataaaaacaattcaTTCCTAAATATTTGGAAGAAATCAATCTCAATATCCCACAAACAACAATACACATATAAGGACTTAAATCCCTACCTACGAAAATGATTGTAATGTTTATCCAACTATCGAATAATTATTATACCAAACATCATACTCACCCCtcaaatgttgttgttgttgttattattagtggctaatatatgttctttgtataccctctaaaaaaaaaatcatatattagACAAATATAAAGCAtctaatatttcatatttttaaataaaactcacaaaCAATCTCTTATGCAAATTGATTCATACGAAATTAtgtcaaattaattactttatttaattttttttggtataggaatttttttttgctaaacattaatcaaatttataatgGTACATAATATGGATAATTACAAATTGAATGCaactaatattgaataatgttatattaaattatttttacagttaTATACTTTAAGCACGACAATTacatttctaaattaaatcaaattatttgagtAACACTACACTCACTTGATGGTTCATGATTTGTATACTGAATAGTGTGCAATGATCACAAAATTAGTTCAATCTTAcatttatatctatattttttaaaattaagttaatttataaaacaactaaaaatataaaattatgtaaaaatattaacaagcttaaattttatatctatattttttaaattaaattaaattatatttttggtgAAACAATAAGTACTTAGGTTTCATTTAGGTGAGTAAAACTACCGCCAAGATAAAAagcaattttgttttaataccGCGtacatttacaattttttaattttttccccaaattttgattcaaaatataaataactctCATTCTTCCAATGTTAGAAACCCTAGtcgagaaattttttttttatattttgaatattgttgttaaaaaatcataaaaaaaatatgttgttaaaattagaatatagttttgtgttattttatatttaagtttcaattttttttgttcaaaacAATAGATATCTGATCCTGCCTAAGAATTTGGATCATAcctttgaaatttgaatatttttgttatttttttgcagcctttttttctaatttcatttggtttttgtattttttttatgcagaGACCCATGAAATCTAAATCTCAAATTATTAGCATTTGATTTAGCTTTTGGAAGCTGtgaattgatttaattttgtaatagttttattgatattaataGTTTTTAAAGAGTTATTTTCTCACaagtttgtaaaaaaatttctgaacAAAAGTGGTTTTAGGCTCGactctttttgtaattttaacttttcaataagccTCACATTAGGTTACTATTGTAAGTAACTGCTTAAGTGATCGAAGTTCTCATTCTTGTAATGAAACTCTtgatttgagtaatttttaaGTGCATCGGATAAATTAGTAGGacgttataattttatttgtaaataaatgtcaataaatttatgaGTAAAAAAGACcatttgaaaaagataaattaattaaacatgcAAAATCATATTACTATAATGTTAGATTTTCATCGTACCATATTGTTGGGCATAACaaatttctgaaaattatattgaagaacttattttataaatcgaaaattatatacatatttaaaaatgaaaaggaagaatactcatgaaaaaaattaaccaaaatcaGGAACTAatctaaccaaaaaaaataatttggttaTTTAACCCAAACAACCGGAATCTTACCAAGTTAGTTGGAATATTAAACGCAAAACCAGTGGAATAATAGTTGAAACATATAAACCAAAAGGGGAGAAAGAATAACCAAATTTAGAAACTTTTTTAACGAGAAACAAATCTACTTggaatttaacccaaaatattgATATCTAACGAATTTAATAGGAATATTAAGCACAAAACTAGTGAATTGGAAAGTAGAAACAAATGAACCTATTCGTGAGAAAGTTTAACCAAAATTAGAGACATGTGAAATTAACTTGAAACATCAACctaatatattgatatttaaccAAAAGTATTGGGACAtgattattttacctttttttttaactttcatttagattaaaaatatttttctcactcaaatattttgtaagttaaatgtttataaatttccttaattttttcattttattttattttttctacattaaaaatgatttttttaaaattattgaaagaaCAACCAGTAAAATACCGGTTGTTCAAGTCGAAAAAGTAGGCTGTATGTCATACAGCACTGTACTATATGAAGACTCTTTCCTCTTTTTGTATATGGAGAGTTCTTTTTCATGGGGGTGATGTGGCTGGTAGCTAGGGAGTGGCGGACCGGGACATTCTTCCAGCTCGGGTCAATTATACATTTGtcgttatttatttatttatttttaatgtcaGTGCATACAAAAGATTGaaaacacaaattaaatatcaagTGGAGCaacattaacttttttttttaatttaatacgcatctttaataaaagaataacacCCGTGCAACAAATAaacttataataattattaaaaagtttttatgtaattttttattttattgatagagAAGGtgaaatatatgaataatttaatgtactaaaattaaaaaaaaaaagcaagtaTGATTATGAAAGCGATAAagcataaaattatgaaaatgctATTAATAGTCACCATATGGCAATTTGTAACTTCCTAATACTAGTGACTGCGTTATAATATAGCgacatacttttttttttttaacttacttagactaaatcataatattttttacaataaatcgAGGTAGTAGTATCATTTTAGCTCCTaatgaattttgtttattcaataaatatataatttaatcatgttGTAAAACGAGTCTCTAATTTTAGTTGAAACttggaaaaaaagagagttgAATTGGGgacattttgaaaaaaaaaaaactatattattacataaaaaaatgacaaaattaaaggggtatttgtttgtttcttcagGGCCGGGCCGGGCAGTAGGTCCGTGCCCGTCTCTCTGGTTGAGCTGGGGGAGTCCACTCCCATGTTAGTGGACTCTGAAAATGTTTCAAATGACACTTCGTGGTGGTAAGATTTCAGCTGATTTATGAGCCACATATAAATTATCACATCTAAAATTTCGAATGCATCTCACTACAATATATCTTAAACCTTCAACTGCTGCTGtaatttcccttttctttttttttgggaaatatTATAGTGTCCTTGTTCTCATGAAAATGATGGTAGCAATTCAGTTTCTTTCCCTCTAGTTGTTCAATCTTCAGGATCGAAGAGAAAATGATCATATcgttattaatatttgagaATCATATCATTAGTACTTCAAATTAAGTCAATttgtatattataaaaaaattatgtctatttttttttttttttgaaaaagaacttAAGAGTTAAGTCAATTTATTAGAATTGTAAGTTCAAATGTATCCAAGGATTCTCGAAATTTTATATATGGTTAAAAGTTCTTAGGACATTTtagtttcataaatattattattattattattttcttagtttCTAATATTACGTATATATTACATTAAGACATTGATTGTTCTAagtaattaaagaattatttcacaataatgataaagatCCTAAAATTTGGATCTAAATTTATATCCCATCTATATAAGTCACTCATTTATTCGTGAATGAattttataactaataaactaatattattatatcacACAATAGATGAAATAATACACCATTTAAAATCCAAATATTGAGATCCTTGTcattattcataatttcaaTCATTTTCTACCTATTCGCTACAATTAATACTAAACGTAAAGAAGTTTCAATTTATGGGTTCTggtaaaattacaaaaattttatacaaagaaGCTAGCAAATCTCAGACATGTAATGTCTGGTGGAATAGtttttaaaactaatattAAGTCCCCCCCTTTTGTAAAGCTTATCGATCGGCCCTTGatttttttgatttattttagcttctctaattttttcagtTCCTCTTGGTggtttgtattttatttgcaGTTTAGTCGAGTAGTAATTATTAAAGAAGCGTATTTCATAATACTCaaagctaaaaaaatgaaaaatatggtttcctaaaaattttaaaaggtgTTAGAAACTCTAATCTAACTAAAAACGTGTGTCGGTAGGCCCGAcatgaacaaattattaaTGGAAAAAGGTTGGCCCAAAGAGACAGGAAAAAAAGACACTTTGAGagatgaagattttttttctttagtttctaaaatttttaatgacatTTATAATTGTGTATATTCCGTCTGATTTACAGTATTACGTGATACAGTATGTCTCCCAACTCCCACTATTAAAGAGCACtcgagagaaaataaaattcacaaaatcatgaaacagtgaaaaaaaaaacataaaatgattctacacaaatttttatttttttaagaagtaaGAACCAAACCTATAAACATAGGCGGTTTTAGTACTAGGCGAATTAGGAAGTTGGCTAAAGCTCCGTATTTAGGAAGACCCCAATTTTTAGgtatctatttattaattaatataattaattttttaagattaaaaaaattatgttacgtatatattttttttgtatagtaaaaaaaacctaatttttagGTTTTACCCTATCATTACTCTCATTCATATTTATCTCtcttatttgataatctttaccttaaatataagatatatttttatggtataataattattttgaacgttacttctttattttcttttactatttcccaaaaaaaaaaatcaatgttttctctttcgaaaaaaaaaacacttattaaaattagtaaGGTTAGATTTTTAGAGCTAACTTTTAGTATTCTATTAAAATAGACTTGAAAACTCATTATCTATGAACCGATACACATCGAATCAAAGCTACTTTCAGCAAAAAGTTTgtgctctcttctctttctctacaaaattcattgtcatcatcatctttATGTCAACTAGTCAATTGACTTAATTCCGGTGCTatcattctattttttttttaattgtttattattattgttcttaTCCTTAAAGAGATGATTTAAAGTTTACAAGAAGATTATGATTGTGGCTGATTAAGTTTTAGAGCATCTTAAGGagatagaatttgtgaaagATAAAGTTAGTTAATATTCATGTGGAAATAAATAGATATCTATccgactattattattattattattattgtttttggatcttgttaaatattgttgtaatttaagatattattaaatatagttGAATTTTGAGCTATTTAATGTTCTTGTGAGAGTTGATATTTTAAAGCTGCCCTGCCTATAAATATTAGATACAAAACAAATACTCTGGAATTCCCATCTTTTTGggatgtaaaataattgtcacTTAGGGGATATCAAGAGTTTTATAAAACATCAATAGcactaaaattataatgtaattttataatttcataaaagaaaaagattaaaaaataaaaaaagggttTCGAAgcactaataaataaaaacgtATGAATGTAAGGTTGGGCCaaaaagagaggaaaagaagacACTTTGAGAGTGAAGATTCATTTCTTTAGTTTCTAAAATTGTTAATGATCTTTATAATTATGTATATTCCATCTGACTTACAGTATTATGTGATACAGTATGCGTCCCAACTCCCActgttaaaaatatgaaacgAATCCACACACacttttattcttattctttaaGAAATAAGAACCAAACCTATAAATATTAGATACAAAACAAATGCTCTGGAATTCCCTATCTTTCTGGTACATAAAATGATTGTCACTTCTAAGATCGACCctacaaatgaatttgatcaTCTACTGAGGATCGAAGAAGCTGACCTTAATTCCAGTGTCAGCGATAACATAAATCCCAGAAGCTGTCACAAGCACACTAAGAATGATTCCAAGGACACCAAGTACCCAATTGAGCCACCAAATAGGCCCATATGCCTTCGGTTTCTTAACCTTAAGCCACATGAAACATGGATAAGCTAATGTCACAGGCAATGCAATCCCTCCAATCAGACCAGCCAGGCTTCCCAGAAATGGGATTGCCACCGCAATAAAGAACATGAAGAATCCGTAGATAGCCCGGATAAGCGGCCGGAGCCACCACGGACACGGCTTCTTCTTCCTCCGCACGTACAGTGACTCCAAATCATCAAACATTGGCATCCCATAGATTTGGAATGAGCTTACCGCGCTTATAATCACAAACAAACTCGTTAGTCCTAGGATAAACCGCGACGTGTCGGTGGCGTGGAATGCAATCAAGGCCACAAGCATACCCCCGCTTGGTatctgttaattttttttcttaaataagaTTGCATGTACAATATTGTGTAAAATTGTCAAGGTAAATTTTGGTGagaattagaaagaaaatttgttaCCAATTGACCGTAAGCCCAATAGCCTCCAATTGCAATAGGGAACAAGCACGTTGCAATAATAAGGTATGCGAATTTGACTCCCTTCCACATGGGCACAGTCGATGGATGCTTCTCGCTTGAAGGCATCGTGGCCTGCAGCCAATCAAagttttattagaaattaattaatttttaagttcttCATTCTCTGAAAATGAAGTAACATTTCTAAGTACAAAAAATTCGTTTCAAAAACCTTTAATCTACTTGCGTAAAATAGACGGCAacgaattgaaaaaaaaaaatgttaaaagttTTTGACTTATTTCTCATCATCAGTTACAGACTCTTACAGAAGGTAAATAAATcgtgaaaattgaaaaagccCTCGAATTATATAAATTGTTTAGAAAAAAGTCAAAGGTCAAAATTTGCAACTGGCAGTATTTTATTGTGTGCGTTTTCTATAGTGAGATTCACACGTCACTTAGTGGGGtacattttctatttttcgaAATTCTACTCGCGCACATTTGATTAGACAAAAATTTTGGACGCTTCTTTTGACTTATGTAGAATAATTCGTTACGTTTGTATTTGATTGTACATTATTACAATCACTTATATGAAAGGTATATGTAACAAGAATTTAATGGATATACAccaaattattcaaaacttttttttttcaatttatactttatatatacaaattaaaatagtacGGTAATTAAAGTGCGGATATTCACaactaagaatttgataaaacatTATAGTTAATACGTACTTTAAGTAACctgattgtttattttcataagattcctcaaaataatatataaaatagggTCCGGCTACGGTTCAACTGTGATACTGTCCTATAGTTGCATCCAGCCGTTAGATGCACTTAAACGGGTGGGGTCTATTGACATCCAACGGAtggatgcaactgtggcacagtaccacagttgcaccgcATGTTTTCCCTATAAAGTATCTCTGAATTAATCAAgttcaataatttgaatttccaagttgattaattaatttctaattaagaGCAGAAACGAAGGAATTTGTGATTTTACCTGAATTTCAAGTGAAAGGTTGTGGCCTCTGAATGCAAAAGCAACAATCCCAAGAGCATTAAGAACATCAACAGCCCTAACAATACCTTCTTTGTCTGTTTGAACTGGGTTGTAAGACACACCAGGTAGCCTGCCCTTGGCAACCGAGACGACCCATATGATGGTACAATATCCGACGGCTGTGATGGCTCCGACGAGCGAGACGCCGGCGATGGAGTTCAAGTTGGGCAGTTGGGATAGAACAACGGCAGCACAGGTGAAGACCAAGTACCATTCGACTGTCGTGAGTGGCTGCGAAGTGCATGTGGCGCCACACGTGATTTGGTAGAAAGTCTTCATTGATGTGCCTCCTACGATGATCAGAGCAACGCATGTTCCCGCTGATAGCTGCAGCAGCGGCAAGAAGGCTAGCCATTTTGCAAGCTTTTCACCTATATACATATTCGATCAAGTGTCATCTATTAAGTTCAAACACTTcaagaaattaactatttcCAGTTTCCTATTTCAATCAGACAAATATGCGTCCGAAATGTAGAAACAATTATTAACATAGATTCATCCGAGGggtataaatataacaatacaTAAAGCTTTACCGAAAGTTACGCCACAAAGTTGAAGATATCTGCTATAGCGCATGCCGGTTTCAACATTTTCATGGAGTTGCACCAATATGTATAGAGTATAAAGTTGCCAGATGAATGTCAATGTCA
This window of the Citrus sinensis cultivar Valencia sweet orange chromosome 8, DVS_A1.0, whole genome shotgun sequence genome carries:
- the LOC102608069 gene encoding lysine histidine transporter-like 8: MSEADEASNYSYPVTPRLSSTPATPPISAPPSQIHSPSLSRSPLLAVGDQIEPASKTPRTSTPRNATPRNLTPRIRTPRFITPLGSPIRKALKLTRLDPQDAWLPITESRNGNAYYAAFHTLCAGIGIQALVLPVAFPILGWAWGIIFLTLTFIWQLYTLYILVQLHENVETGMRYSRYLQLCGVTFGEKLAKWLAFLPLLQLSAGTCVALIIVGGTSMKTFYQITCGATCTSQPLTTVEWYLVFTCAAVVLSQLPNLNSIAGVSLVGAITAVGYCTIIWVVSVAKGRLPGVSYNPVQTDKEGIVRAVDVLNALGIVAFAFRGHNLSLEIQATMPSSEKHPSTVPMWKGVKFAYLIIATCLFPIAIGGYWAYGQLIPSGGMLVALIAFHATDTSRFILGLTSLFVIISAVSSFQIYGMPMFDDLESLYVRRKKKPCPWWLRPLIRAIYGFFMFFIAVAIPFLGSLAGLIGGIALPVTLAYPCFMWLKVKKPKAYGPIWWLNWVLGVLGIILSVLVTASGIYVIADTGIKVSFFDPQ